A region of Bombus huntii isolate Logan2020A chromosome 15, iyBomHunt1.1, whole genome shotgun sequence DNA encodes the following proteins:
- the LOC126873789 gene encoding non-structural maintenance of chromosomes element 1 homolog isoform X3 → MAYSNKHKIVLQAIVHEGLLIENKIQDLIIKLFGDNRVSVIINQINEQLQPLNMLIKKAQCEITGKLYWVLISTTLNEVTRYQTEFSKEQLALLRTMFSEIITSRNGCIQSTICLNLCSSLDIKMSKAGAEKFLEDIVNRKWLIYKDGYYYMGVRSITELMPYFRATYESNLNTCCLCKQVIFHKFTMVHTHVNCPNCSTVVSDIDLSGIQDDLAVPEEGYE, encoded by the exons ATGGCTTATAGCAACAAGCACAAAATAGTTCTACAAGCAATTGTACATGAAGgtcttttaattgaaaataaaatacaggacttaattattaaattatttg GTGATAATAGAGTATcagtaataataaatcaaataaatgAACAATTGCAGCCCTTAAACATGTTAATCAAAAAAGCACAGTGTGAAATTACAGGCAAATTATATTGGGTTCTAATAAGTACTACACTTAATGAAGTAACCAG GTACCAAACTGAATTTTCAAAAGAGCAATTGGCCCTGTTAAGGACTATGTTTTCTGAAATTATAACATCACGCAATGGATGCATACAAAGTACAATATGTTTAAATTTATGCTCTTCAttagatataaaaatgtcaaagGCAGGTGCTGAAAAATTTCTGGAGGATATAGTTAATAGAAAATGGTTGATTTATAAg GATGGTTATTACTATATGGGTGTAAGAAGTATAACAGAATTAATGCCATACTTTAGAGCTACATATGAAAGCAATTTAAATACCTGTTGCCTTTGCAAACAAGTTATTTTTCAT AAATTCACCATGGTCCATACTCATGTGAACTGTCCCAATTGCAGCACAGTTGTTTCAGACATTGATCTATCtg GTATACAAGATGACTTAGCAGTACCAGAAGAAGGATAtgagtga
- the LOC126873783 gene encoding coiled-coil domain-containing protein 174, protein MMNNTKKINVNFSSLVGLKAELLKKQHEVNEAKLKSEIDHTVSKLQKKKSKKIEKESRKENSKMPEYIEDVDTHKKSKLMLEAKTRLYDRLKKSRTTNENFLVDFTNKSDESEEEPLPKDETDPILENEDDWVEYEDCFGRTRKCLREDLSLMQEKDQLIKQQIITKKGIDPKTNDIIDQNYVEGEKEPEIEIMRRKWEEQTQKLADKVNIHYQDILFDEARTHGVGYYAFSQDEEERIKQQENLFNLRKETEKKQREIKELKELREKMEHNRLKAAKIRQRIRAGLPIDVVEEEFREKNDNVSNENESGNVHNTEENLIETEEKENSESQIIERDKEIEKENKIKALGELLGKRTHWYEMSQEEWVHKCRKIRVTEFGPVYENFRSAGYLNPQNADTVSSIHNNDKSHSYEMNDTENSNEINIDSYDIPLPPSLNTNDYNTEHNNLTETINQSNCVQSVDSKQYNSSNTVQNQMKQNRSIDEASIAAGLKYLREKFEKSQNA, encoded by the coding sequence atgATGAATAACACGAAAAAGATTAATGTAAATTTTTCATCCCTCGTGGGTTTAAAAGCGGAACTTTTAAAAAAGCAACATGAAGTAAATGAGGCAAAATTGAAATCAGAAATAGATCACACAGTATCAAAgttacaaaagaaaaaatccaagaaaattgaaaaagagtctaggaaagaaaattcaaaaatGCCGGAGTACATTGAGGATGTTGATACTCATAAAAAATCGAAATTAATGTTGGAGGCAAAAACAAGATTATATGACCGACTAAAAAAATCCAGAACTACTAATGAGAATTTCCTTGTtgactttacaaataaatcaGATGAATCTGAGGAAGAACCATTGCCAAAAGATGAAACTGACCCAATATTAGAAAATGAGGATGACTGGGTAGAATATGAGGATTGTTTTGGACGTACGAGAAAATGTTTACGCGAAGATTTGTCCTTGATGCAGGAAAAGGATCAATTGATCAAACAACAAATTATAACCAAAAAAGGAATTGATCCAAAAACCAATGATATTATTGACCAAAACTATGTTGAGGGAGAGAAAGAACctgaaatagaaattatgagAAGAAAGTGGGAGGAACAAACACAGAAACTAGCAGATAAAGTAAACATACACTAccaagatattttatttgatgAAGCTAGAACTCATGGTGTTGGTTACTATGCATTTTCACAAGATGAAGAAGAAAGAATCAAGCAACAGGAGAATTTGTTCAATTTAAGAAAGGAAACAGAGAAGAAACAGAGGGAGATAAAAGAATTGAAAGAATTGAGGGAGAAAATGGAACATAACAGATTGAAAGCGGCTAAAATTAGACAACGTATTAGAGCAGGATTACCTATAGATGTAGTAGAAGAGGAGTTTAGAGAAAAGAATGATAATGTATCTAATGAAAATGAATCAGGAAATGTACATAATACAGAAGAGAATTTAATCGAAActgaagaaaaagaaaatagtgAAAGCCAAATTATAGAAAGagataaagaaatagaaaaagaaaataaaataaaagcttTAGGAGAACTTCTAGGCAAGAGAACTCATTGGTATGAGATGTCTCAGGAAGAATGGGTTCATAAATGTAGGAAAATAAGAGTCACTGAATTTGGACCAGTATATGAAAATTTTAGAAGTGCTGGTTATTTGAATCCTCAAAATGCTGATACAGTTTCAAGTATTCATAATAATGACAAATCTCATTCATATGAAATGAATGATACAGAAAAcagtaatgaaataaatatagattCTTATGATATACCACTCCCCCCTAGCTTAAATACAAATGATTACAATACTGAGCATAATAATTTGACTGAAACAATAAATCAGAGTAATTGTGTTCAGTCAGTTGATTCTAAACAATACAACTCTAGTAATACAGTGCAAAATCAGATGAAACAAAATAGGAGTATAGATGAAGCGAGTATAGCAGCTGGTCTCAAATACTTgagagaaaaatttgaaaaaagtcAGAACGCTTAA
- the LOC126873789 gene encoding non-structural maintenance of chromosomes element 1 homolog isoform X2, producing the protein MAYSNKHKIVLQAIVHEGLLIENKIQDLIIKLFGDNRVSVIINQINEQLQPLNMLIKKAQCEITGKLYWVLISTTLNEVTRYQTEFSKEQLALLRTMFSEIITSRNGCIQSTICLNLCSSLDIKMSKAGAEKFLEDIVNRKWLIYKDGYYYMGVRSITELMPYFRATYESNLNTCCLCKQVIFHVCYSYLICFFHKFTMVHTHVNCPNCSTVVSDIDLSGIQDDLAVPEEGYE; encoded by the exons ATGGCTTATAGCAACAAGCACAAAATAGTTCTACAAGCAATTGTACATGAAGgtcttttaattgaaaataaaatacaggacttaattattaaattatttg GTGATAATAGAGTATcagtaataataaatcaaataaatgAACAATTGCAGCCCTTAAACATGTTAATCAAAAAAGCACAGTGTGAAATTACAGGCAAATTATATTGGGTTCTAATAAGTACTACACTTAATGAAGTAACCAG GTACCAAACTGAATTTTCAAAAGAGCAATTGGCCCTGTTAAGGACTATGTTTTCTGAAATTATAACATCACGCAATGGATGCATACAAAGTACAATATGTTTAAATTTATGCTCTTCAttagatataaaaatgtcaaagGCAGGTGCTGAAAAATTTCTGGAGGATATAGTTAATAGAAAATGGTTGATTTATAAg GATGGTTATTACTATATGGGTGTAAGAAGTATAACAGAATTAATGCCATACTTTAGAGCTACATATGAAAGCAATTTAAATACCTGTTGCCTTTGCAAACAAGTTATTTTTCATGTATGCTATTCCTATCTAATATGCTTTTTTCAT AAATTCACCATGGTCCATACTCATGTGAACTGTCCCAATTGCAGCACAGTTGTTTCAGACATTGATCTATCtg GTATACAAGATGACTTAGCAGTACCAGAAGAAGGATAtgagtga
- the LOC126873789 gene encoding non-structural maintenance of chromosomes element 1 homolog isoform X1, with protein MAYSNKHKIVLQAIVHEGLLIENKIQDLIIKLFGDNRVSVIINQINEQLQPLNMLIKKAQCEITGKLYWVLISTTLNEVTRYQTEFSKEQLALLRTMFSEIITSRNGCIQSTICLNLCSSLDIKMSKAGAEKFLEDIVNRKWLIYKDGYYYMGVRSITELMPYFRATYESNLNTCCLCKQVIFHGEKCTNCDTFFHLYCLKKFTMVHTHVNCPNCSTVVSDIDLSGIQDDLAVPEEGYE; from the exons ATGGCTTATAGCAACAAGCACAAAATAGTTCTACAAGCAATTGTACATGAAGgtcttttaattgaaaataaaatacaggacttaattattaaattatttg GTGATAATAGAGTATcagtaataataaatcaaataaatgAACAATTGCAGCCCTTAAACATGTTAATCAAAAAAGCACAGTGTGAAATTACAGGCAAATTATATTGGGTTCTAATAAGTACTACACTTAATGAAGTAACCAG GTACCAAACTGAATTTTCAAAAGAGCAATTGGCCCTGTTAAGGACTATGTTTTCTGAAATTATAACATCACGCAATGGATGCATACAAAGTACAATATGTTTAAATTTATGCTCTTCAttagatataaaaatgtcaaagGCAGGTGCTGAAAAATTTCTGGAGGATATAGTTAATAGAAAATGGTTGATTTATAAg GATGGTTATTACTATATGGGTGTAAGAAGTATAACAGAATTAATGCCATACTTTAGAGCTACATATGAAAGCAATTTAAATACCTGTTGCCTTTGCAAACAAGTTATTTTTCAT gGCGAAAAGTGTACTAACTGTGACACcttctttcatttatattGTTTGAAGAAATTCACCATGGTCCATACTCATGTGAACTGTCCCAATTGCAGCACAGTTGTTTCAGACATTGATCTATCtg GTATACAAGATGACTTAGCAGTACCAGAAGAAGGATAtgagtga